ggaggagtgCCTGGGGCCTGGACTCCTGGtctgagggagcaggggctgggggtctggactcctgggtctgagggaggaggggtcGGGGTCTGGACTCCTGGTCTGAGGAAGGAGAGGGCTGGGGGTCTGGACTCTTGGatctgagggaggagggactgGGGGTCTGGACTCTCGGGTCTGAGGGAGCAGAAGCTGGGGGCCTGGACTCCTGGtctgagggagcaggggctgggggtctggactcctgggtctgagggaggagggactgGAGGTCTGGACTCCTGGTCTGAGGAAGGAGGGGCTGGGGATCTGGACTCTGGGGtctgaggaaacagaagctggaGGCCTGGACTcttgggtctgagggaggaggggctgggggtctggactcccaggtctgagggaggagggtccGGGGGTCTGGACTCccgggtctgagggaggaggggctgggggtctggattcctgggtctgagggaggagggcctGGGGCCTGGACTCCTGGTCTGAGGGAGTAGGGGCTAGGGGTGTCTGGACTCCCGGGTCTGAGGGAAGAAGGGCGGCGGTGGGGCGTCTGGACTCTctggtctgagggaggagggagctgggcCAGAAGTTCAAGGCCTCTGAACCCCCTGACCTTACAGGACCATGGCAGCTGTGGGCTTTGAAGAGTTCTCGGCGCCACCAGGCTCGGAGTTGGCGCTGCCTCCGCTGTTCGGCGGTCACATCTTGGAGAGTGAGCTGGAGACagaagtggagtttgtgtctgggGGTCTGGGCGGCTCAGGGCTCCGTGAGCGAGATGAAGAGGAAGAGGCCGCCCGTGGCCAGCATCGGCGCCAGCGGGAACTAAATCGTAGGAAGTACCAGGCGCTAGGGCGGCGCTGCCGGGAGATCGAGCAGGTAGGTGAGTGCGGATTCCCCCATTTTGGGGCCCCCTGGCCAAAATTACCCCTTCCTGGTCTCCGCCTGTCTGCGTGCCAGCCTTCCCCACCTACCGAGGGGGCACGGGGAAGAACCTGCTACCCACATCTCTCCTTGCATTGGGTAGTTGCTGGTAATCACCGCTGTTCCCCGACTGGAGGATCTCTGCCTTCGTGTTCACCTGGCGTTCTCCCAGGGTGTGCCTATCCGTGCCCCAGTTTCCTCCTCCTTTGTGGACCTGGGCCCACTTACTGACCTCATTTCACTTGATTATCTCTACAAAGACCCTATATCAAAAGAAGGTCGCGTTCGgaggtactgggagttaggactcCACGACGTTTTGAGGGACATCATCCCACCCCTATCGATGGTGTTGGGGCGCTGGGGACGATGGGAGGCTGGTGTCGTGTGAGCCGGAGTAGGGGTCAGGAGGCAGAGCCGGTGGAGAACAAGGATGGACATTCAAGTCCTCTTTGGATGCAGAGCGTACCAAGTTGCTTGGAGCAGGACAGAGGTTTGTGCTGACAGATGGCGGAGAGGATCATGCACGAAGTGGGAGCAGGGCAAGTGCTTGGAGCAGGTCGGCTCCGTGTATGAAAATGTACTCCCCAGAGGCTACACCCCGTGGCCAGCCCCTCCTGCACACCCAGTGACAACTAGGAGGTTCGCAGGGCATAGTCTGTCGCATGgttgcacatgtgcacatgtgcacggGTGTGATAGACAGTAGGGGACACATCGGACGTGACACAGACCAGATACTCTACTTCCGGCATGAGGCAGCTGTCGGCCCCACCCCGTCCTCAGCTCACccccagcctgcttccctcctccagcACCCCTCTTACCTCTTCTCTGGTGACTTCCACCATAGCAGTGACATTTCATCCCTGGCATTGTGTTTACACAGCTCCTCGGTGCACGGGTGGGGACATCAGAGCGACCACGGTCACACGGGAGCACCCACAGGACCTTTCAGGACGTCCCACTGCCCCTACCCGCCCCCACACTCCCCAAGCTGGCAGCGGGACCCTGAGCCCCATTTAACACATGGATCCTGAGCTTCAAAGGGACTCAACTGTTTGCTCAGATGGAGCCGGCACTGGAGTTCCTGCTCGGTCCTCCCCGTCCAGGTGGGCGGTGGCCTGATTCCTCTTTTACAAACACAGGCTCAGCAAGGGTCTAGGTGACTCACCCAAGGGCACGCAGCTGGAAGGGGCAGGCTGGGCTTCCAACCCAGGTCTTTCTGACCCGGGGTAGTACCCGCTCATTCGTGTCCCAGCCTGCACACCTCTCTGCTGGCCCTGACGTCACCACCGCCTGCCTCATCTCCAGCAAGTGGGCCTACGTGGCACCCGTCAGCACTTTCCACAGCAGAAGTCGTGCGGAAAGTCACACATTCAGCAAATACTGATGGGGCACCCCTGCCGCCAGGTTCTGCTCTCAGCATCAGACCGGGCACCAGACCGGGCACAGGCCCGTCCTTTGGAGCTTGGGGTCTGGTGGGGGAGGCAGACGGTGAGCAGGGAAAATGGATAAGCTAGAAGGCGGTGAGGAGTGTTgtaagggaaactgaggcagagaggagtgaCTGAGGGCACAAGGAGGGCAGAGGATGTTACAGTGTAGCGGGAGGTCCCTGAGGAGGTAACCTCTGAGGCCAGACCTGAGGGAGGGAGGTGTGCAGGCACGTGGGAAGGCCCCCAGGACAGGGGAGGCCAGCCGGGGAGCAGCGGAAgcgagggagaggggcagggagggagtgggTGCAGCAGGCCCCGGAGGCCGTGGGGCCAGCTCCCTGGGTCCCCGCTGGGGCTCCGTTCACCGAGAGAGGAAGTGAGCAGAGTCTGGGTGACTTGAGCCTTCTGTCTCCCTGCAGGTGAACGAGCGGGTCCTGAACAGGCTCCATCAGGTGCAGAGGATAACACGGCGACTTCAGCAGGAGCGGAGGTAACCCCTCGCCAGCCCCCTGGGGCCCGTGCCTCTGCCCCCAGCCACTGTTCCCACCCACTCTGGAGCTTCTTGTTGGCTTCGGTCTGCCCAGGCCTTGCGGGGAAGGGGATGAGTGAGGGCCGAGCCAGGGCGGGGAGGCAGGTCCACTCCCTTTAAATGGGGTGCGCAGCAGAACGGATCAGGACAGAGGCCCTCGCGTGGTGTCAGGCAGTTTGCCCTGTGCCTCTCAGCAAGCAGCATCCCTCTCTGAGCCCATTTCCCGTCTCAGCTGAGGTGGGTAATGCCACAATCTCGTGGCTACTGAGGGTTGAACAGGAGCTCAGGGGAGGGGATGAGCCCAACCCAGAGCCTCCCGCCACACGCTGTGTCCCATGTCCCGTGTCTGTGGAATGTGTCCAGCAGCTCAGCCAGTTTTTCCTGGTACCCACCTGACCCACAGGAGGCGCCTGCCCTCACCCACCTGCTTCCcctgtctcctctgcctcctcgCCATTCCTCCTCGCCCCAGTACCCCAGGGCTCGGCCCTGGGTCCCTCCTGTCCACACCTCCACTGTCCAGCACGGTAGCCCCAGGTGGCGACTTAACCCGACTTTGTTAAATTTGAAATCTAACATCGGTCCAAGTAAATCTTAATTCACTGGCATGAAAGAAAGTTCCATTTCTCTGTTCACGTGCTCGGCAGCCACCAGTGGCGATTTTTACCCAAACTGAGATGAAATGAAAACTTCCATCCCGCGGTGGCGCTCGCCACACCATAGCTCAGTATCACATGTGACAACTGACATCGAACCCCAAATAAATGACCTCAAAAAGTCAGTTCCTCTGTGGCTCTCGCCACGTGCCAGGGGCTCCATGATGGCAACAGGTGGCCAGTGGCTACTGTAGCGTGTTGCATGGGAACGGGACGTTTGTGTCCTCATAGAAGGTTCTGTGTGCGCTTCCAGAAAGTCTCAGAGCACCACGGTCCTATGAATCCTGTCTGCAGCTCTTTGAACTCTGTGTCCCTTTGTCAGCCGCCCACTGGACAGTGGCTTCAGGTCCCCTCACACGCACGCGAAGCTAAGACTGACCTCGCTCCCTGCTCCTGATCCGCTCCCCCTCAGAGAACAGACCCTcccagctgcttctctctctcacctcctcgCCTGATGCACCCTCGGAACAGACCCAGGAGGCCAGCACCCTGGGCCAAGGGACTGGGTTCCTCGCCCCACGGGAGCCGTACTTGCACTGGCCTCCCTGACCCTCCGTAGGCTCCTGCCACATACCCCGACTGAACATTTTCCCCCAGTTGTACCACTAGCCAAGATTCTCTCCTATAGTAAAACCAGGAGAGTTTATGGAAGGGAAGGCTGGTCTTTCTAGTTCAAACATCCGAAGTTCGGGAGGGCGTCTGCACGTGCTAAACTTCCCTTAACCGTACAGATCAGTTGGGGTGATCGTGCTTTCGGAACAGTCCACCTGGAGCTCAGCCCCATGCTTCTCGGAGCATGGCTCCTGGACCAGGGACCTGGGCATCTGTCACAAATCCAGGTTCCAAGGcctcaccccagacctactgtGTCAGAAATTCAGGGGGTGGCAAGAAAGCGTTCTAAAATAAGACACGCTACTGTGTAAAAACTACATGGCCATTcccccaaatttaaaaacaattactcTACGATGTAGCAACTCCACCTATCTGTAAACCCCCAAGAAGAGTTGAAAAAGGGGTCACTGATGTGTCTGCCCACGATCCTAACAGTACTCACGATACCCCGAAAGCAGAAGCATAGAGGGTCTGTCTGTGGGTGGATGGAGAATGCAGGGTGATCTCCATGGAGGAAGACCACCCACTCTCAGAAAGGGTGCCGCGCCACGAACCGCGAAGACATTGTGCTGAGTGCAGTGGGCCAGTCCCAACAGGACAAACACTGTGTGATAGCACTCCGGTGAAGGCTGACGGTTGCGGAGCCGGACAGGAGAGCGGTGGCTGCTagaggcaggggtgtggggagctGTTTAATTTGGGGAGAATGGAGAGTCCTGGAGACAGATGGGGGGGTGGCTGCACAAAGTGTGAATGTGCTTAATCCACCAAGCTGGACACTTGACTATGGTGGCAAATGCCCTGTTAGGTGTATCCtaccacaaatttttaaaaattcttttttcaaaagttaaaaaaaaaaaaggaaaggcaagtAGACCAAGTCACTTCTCTGTCCAGAACTCTGCGGGGAGTCCCACCTGAGTCAGATCCAGAATTACCTACAACGCCCAACAAGGAAGGCCCTTTGTCACAGCACACATGCTGCTCCCGCTCAGGGCTTCGGCACTGGCACTGGCTCTTCCTCCCGCCAGAAACGTTTATCTGCCATTCcctcaccttctcagtgaggcaTCCCCCACCATCTTTTGGAGGTTCCAGCCCTCTTCTGGGTATCCTGTGTCTGCCTGCCCAGCTTGCTGTGTGTTGATTTGCTGACGTCCCCGAGTTCAGTAGGCACAGGGGATTTTGTGTTGTTCCCCCATGTAGCACTAGCATGGAGAACCCCTGTGAGCCCATGGGACACACAGCCAGTGAGACTGGGACACATGGGACATGTGAAGTGCCCTGCCGGGGTGCTGGCCCCCAGGCAGCATTCAGAGCTTATAAAACCCCCAGCGTTCGTAGAAGCAGGCACAGGGGGTAAGCAGAGAAGGTAGTCCCCGCAGGAGGGCTCCACACCCGTCTTTCTCTTGCCCTCCTGTTACTGATAAGGACACTGGCTGACAGCGGAATGTAGGCCAAGCACTAGGAGATGCCCTTCTACCTACCCTGTCACCCAGCCCCACTCAGGGTTGTCCTGAACTGTTGACAGAGCAAGAAACAGGTGCAGAGAGGTCCCCTTGTCTGGCCCAGGGTCCCGCAGGCTGCTCAGATACTTGGCGCCCAGGTCTCAGACGTGGAAGCTCCGAATCTTCTGGGTCTGTGGGTCCAGGGCAACCTTGGATTCAGAGCCAGGGCTGGGCTGTGGGGTGTCCCTTTCCACACCCACCAGACGCTGAGGTTGCAACCCTGGTGGCCCCGGACACAGGTTCCTTATGAGAGTGCTGGACGCTTATGGGGATGACTACCGCGCCAGCCAGCTGACCATCGTCCTTGAGGTGAGTGTGGCctcagggcggggggggggggagtgggggctgggcaCCAGGACAGAGCCTTCAcctgctgccccttctccccaccaggATGAGGGCAGCCAGGGCACAGATGCCCCCACTCCTGGCAATGCTGAAAATGAGCCTCCAGAGAAAGAGGGTCTGTCCCCGCCCCGAAGG
The genomic region above belongs to Neovison vison isolate M4711 chromosome 7, ASM_NN_V1, whole genome shotgun sequence and contains:
- the TFPT gene encoding TCF3 fusion partner isoform X2, whose product is MTRTMAAVGFEEFSAPPGSELALPPLFGGHILESELETEVEFVSGGLGGSGLRERDEEEEAARGQHRRQRELNRRKYQALGRRCREIEQVNERVLNRLHQVQRITRRLQQERRFLMRVLDAYGDDYRASQLTIVLEDEGSQGTDAPTPGNAENEPPEKEGLSPPRRTPAPPEPGSPTPGEGPSGRKRRRAPRDGRRAGAVLSPELAPVQIKVEEDFGFEADEALDSSWVSRGPDKLLPYPTLASPPFD
- the TFPT gene encoding TCF3 fusion partner isoform X1, yielding MELEQREGTMAAVGFEEFSAPPGSELALPPLFGGHILESELETEVEFVSGGLGGSGLRERDEEEEAARGQHRRQRELNRRKYQALGRRCREIEQVNERVLNRLHQVQRITRRLQQERRFLMRVLDAYGDDYRASQLTIVLEDEGSQGTDAPTPGNAENEPPEKEGLSPPRRTPAPPEPGSPTPGEGPSGRKRRRAPRDGRRAGAVLSPELAPVQIKVEEDFGFEADEALDSSWVSRGPDKLLPYPTLASPPFD